In one window of Astyanax mexicanus isolate ESR-SI-001 chromosome 18, AstMex3_surface, whole genome shotgun sequence DNA:
- the ttpa gene encoding alpha-tocopherol transfer protein, with product MKPSGAARCDLNELPAEDKRVRRLVRELRERAEREAFSRVQQDLTDPFLLKFLRARDFDLDLALKLLINYHKWRQECPEISANLQPSSVIGLLKNNYHGVLKSRDDAGSRILIYRISQWNPKEFSAYEVFRVSLITSELIVQERDTQINGLKAIFDLQGWCFAHAFQINPFLAKKISSVLTDSFPLKVRGIHLINEPIFFRPVFKMIRPFLPDKIKQRVHIHGSSYTASLYEHFPKAIFPPEYGGTGPGLAEACEEWTDFIMQSEDYLQRLSVDLGGDSSQGSSSGHC from the exons ATGAAGCCGTCCGGAGCCGCGCGCTGTGATCTGAACGAGCTGCCCGCGGAGGATAAGCGGGTGCGGCGGCTCGTGCGGGAGCTGCGGGAGCGCGCGGAGCGGGAGGCGTTCAGCAGAGTCCAGCAGGATCTGACCGACCCGTTCCTGCTGAAGTTTCTCCGAGCCCGGGACTTCGATCTGGACCTCGCTCTGAAA ctgctgattaactatcATAAATGGAGGCAGGAGTGTCCTGAAATCAGCGCTAACCTCCAGCCCTCCTCCGTCATCGGCCTTCTGAAGAACAATTACCACGGGGTTCTGAAATCCAGAGACGATGCTGGGAGTAGAATTCTAATCTACAGGATCA GTCAGTGGAATCCGAAGGAGTTCTCAGCGTACGAGGTTTTCCGGGTGAGCCTCATAACGTCAGAGCTGATCGTCCAAGAGAGAGACACTCAGATCAATGGTCTGAAGGCTATTTTTGACCTGCAGGGCTGGTGCTTTGCTCACGCTTTCCAGATAAATCCGTTCTTGGCAAAGAAGATTTCAAGTGTACTTaca GATTCCTTTCCGTTAAAAGTTCGAGGCATCCATCTGATCAACGAGCCCATATTTTTCCGTCCAGTCTTTAAGATGATTCGACCATTCCTACCAGACAAGATAAAACAACGG GTTCACATCCACGGCAGCTCCTACACGGCGAGTCTTTACGAGCACTTCCCAAAGGCTATCTTCCCGCCAGAGTATGGAGGAACCGGGCCGGGCCTGGCGGAAGCGTGTGAGGAGTGGACGGACTTCATCATGCAGTCTGAGGACTATCTCCAGAGACTCTCTGTGGATTTAGGAGGTGACTCCTCTCAGGGCAGCTCCTCCGGCCATTGTTGA